One genomic segment of Panicum virgatum strain AP13 chromosome 2N, P.virgatum_v5, whole genome shotgun sequence includes these proteins:
- the LOC120661449 gene encoding protein MAIN-LIKE 1-like encodes MDLASEGLTAQQQKANSRRPVGSSQIWTRYGVLLPSQQTRKLKEWVLTDQQQQLVNASGLGHLALTTGFTIDRSLLTSFCERWNNETNTAHFLGFEMAPSLRDVSYILGIPVTGHVVTAEPIGDEAVNRMCLYYLGESPGNGEQLCGLIRLTWLYRKFSQLPENPTINEIAYSTRAYLLYLVGSTLFPDTMRGFVSPRYLPLLADFRKIREYAWGAAALAHLYRGLSVAVTPNATTQFLGSATLLMAWIYEYLPITQPQQKNQSTLLPRACRWNFGGATRGQRKKVMEWRKVFEQLQLSEVNWNPYKDMNPAIVPEYCIAADNICYSRTWLISFNIKEVYVPDRFARQFGRDQVRLHGVPMWARRTWSKWKDWRIEYAREIEEFHQLVGCRFTPSAETNINSLPPYESVAGQNATGCSRNTLHDISSMIEDLKNDLPVIDRYLEGHLLPAEVASFLEKVGTMIKNYSPPQGNRRKHQAAQGQTGPVRSKNPRKRGKPSLFQDPSNPHQYPGELVPYQASKFDMVFDGTSPLLNGGDEYKEQEAMEPWQTSHLTMTPSSSSLGSSSPESMKRGRQDEGETQIPRGTEDLRRSGRLCVQLKMFKHRDGVGAEAANPIFL; translated from the exons ATGGACCTTGCATCAGAAGGTTTGACAGCACAACAACAGAAGGCAAATAGTCGAAGACCAGTTGGTAGCTCACAAATTTGGACA CGGTACGGTGTTCTGCTTCCAAGCCAGCAGACTCGAAAGCTAAAGGAATGGGTTCTGACTGATCAGCAGCAACAGCTTGTTAATGCTAGTGGTCTTGGACATCTTGCACTTACCACTGGGTTTACCATTGATCGTTCTTTGCTTACATCCTTTTGCGAGAGATGGAACAATGAGACAAATACTGCGCATTTCTTGGGATTTGAAATGGCACCATCACTTCGTGATGTTTCATACATTCTTGGCATTCCAGTGACTGGTCATGTGGTGACCGCAGAGCCAATTGGTGATGAAGCTGTGAATCGAATGTGCTTGTATTATCTTGGAGAGAGCCCTGGAAATGGAGAGCAATTGTGTGGCTTAATTAGGTTGACTTGGTTGTATAGGAAGTTCAGTCAACTACCAGAAAATCCGACCATTAATGAGATCGCATATAGCACCAGAGCATACCTTCTATACCTGGTTGGTTCCACCTTATTTCCTGACACAATGAGAGGATTTGTATCCCCAAGATATCTACCCCTGTTGGCGGATTTTAGGAAGATCCGTGAGTATGCTTGGGGGGCTGCAGCCCTTGCTCATCTGTATAGGGGATTGTCTGTTGCAGTAACACCTAATGCCACAACACAGTTTCTTGGCAGTGCAACTTTGCTGATG GCTTGGATTTATGAGTACCTTCCTATAACTCAACCACAACAGAAGAATCAGAGCACCTTGCTGCCCCGGGCTTGCCGGTGGAACTTTGGAGGAGCAACACGTGGACAAAGAAAAAAAGTTATGGAGTGGAGAAAAGTTTTCGAGCAGCTTCAGTTATCTGAG GTCAATTGGAACCCTTACAAGGACATGAATCCAGCAATTGTTCCAGAATATTGCATTGCTGCAGATAACATCTGCTACTCACGGACATGGCTAATCAGCTTTAACATAAAGGAGGTGTATGTTCCTGACAGGTTTGCTAGGCAGTTTGGAAGGGACCAGGTTCGCCTCCATGGCGTACCAATGTGGGCAAGAAGAACATGGAGTAAGTGGAAAGACTGGAGGATTGAGTATGCTCGTGAGATTGAGGAGTTCCATCAATTGGTTGGCTGCCGTTTCACCCCTTCTGCAGAAACCAATATCAACTCCCTACCACCATATGAGTCTGTGGCTGGACAGAATGCTACTGGATGTAGTCGGAATACCTTGCATGACATTTCTTCAATG ATTGAAGATTTGAAGAATGATCTCCCAGTAATTGATCGGTATCTTGAGGGACACTTGCTTCCTGCAGAGGTTGCAAGCTTCTTAGAGAAAGTGGGTACAATGATCAAGAACTACTCTCCACCACAGGGCAACAGAAGGAAACATCAAGCAGCTCAGGGCCAAACTGGCCCTGTCAGGTCGAAGAACCCAAGGAAAAGGGGGAAACCTTCACTCTTTCAGGATCCTTCGAACCCTCATCAGTATCCAGGCGAGCTTGTCCCATATCAGGCAAGCAAGTTTGACATGGTGTTTGATGGCACCAGTCCTCTACTAAATGGGGGTGATGAGTACAAGGAACAAGAGGCCATGGAGCCATGGCAAACCTCCCATTTGACAATGACCCCGTCATCTTCATCTCTAGGTTCAAGCTCACCAGAATCAATGAAGCGGGGTCGGCAAGATGAGGGCGAAACTCAAATTCCAAGGGGCACTGAAGACCTCCGTAGGAGTGGAAGGCTCTGTGTGCAGCTGAAAATGTTCAAGCACAGGGATGGAGTGGGTGCCGAGGCAGCTAATCCAATTTTTCTCTGA